A genomic window from Anthonomus grandis grandis chromosome 2, icAntGran1.3, whole genome shotgun sequence includes:
- the LOC126750624 gene encoding uncharacterized protein LOC126750624 — translation MPPMKTSPLLVKKHLLQNEDDDKEITQDYNRFVNLYSTQSIIDYSKIEISNSQPLDKSHKNIVSFFCQTKLEDLHYKIIDDLLEENIEFETHKVNILSSTSVKNRKYFIFLLPANKDLIAQHLFYALYTCSNVFDLTQTYCVENNLNLPVLELFSYIFTDKDIKLRICQGIILTPDQDQIPIILDQYHTGKNNLHRGINETVRRIKEGYTWPGLTRDVEVFIKKFDICQKVKIYRKNLSTPLVITETPKTPFERINIDLFEYPIRNYALTIRDELTKFTQAYPLLDKKASSVVNTILIFFQHYGTPLRIHSDQGREFYQ, via the coding sequence ATGCCGCCAATGAAGACCAGCCCTCTACTAGTAAAGAAACACCTCCTTCAAAATGAAGATGACGATAAAGAAATAACCCAAGACTACAATAGATTCGTAAATTTATACAGTACTCAGTCGATTATTGATTattcaaaaatcgaaatttctaaTTCACAACCTTTAGACAAATCACACAAAAACATCGTAAGTTTCTTTTGTCAAACTAAACTCGAAGATcttcattataaaataatagacgaTTTACTCGAAGAGAATATCGAATTTGAAACTCATAAAGTTAATATCCTGTCAAGCACAagtgtaaaaaatcgaaaatattttatttttcttttgccagctaataaagatttaattgcTCAACACCTTTTCTACGCTCTTTACACGTGCAGTAATGTATTTGACCTTACTCAAACTTATTGTGTTGAAAATAATCTTAACCTACCGGTTCTCGAATTATTTTCGTATATCTTTACCgacaaagatattaaattaagaatatgtCAAGGCATCATTTTAACACCAGATCAAGACCAAATCCCTATCATCTTAGATCAATACCACACAGGGAAAAATAATCTACACCGTGGCATAAACGAAACAGTCAGGCGTATAAAAGAAGGATATACCTGGCCTGGTTTAACTCGCGATGtagaagtttttataaaaaaatttgatatttgtcaaaaggtaaaaatttatagaaaaaatcttaGTACTCCCCTTGTAATCACTGAAACCCCCAAAACACCGTTTGAAAGAATAAACATAGATCTTTTTGAATATCCGATTAGAAATTATGCATTAACTATTAGGGACGAATTAACTAAATTCACGCAAGCCTACCCCCTACTAGATAAAAAGGCATCTTCTGTAGTTaatacaatattaatattttttcaacacTACGGTACCCCTTTGCGGATCCATTCTGACCAAGGGCGAGAATTTTATCAATAG